A part of Hippea maritima DSM 10411 genomic DNA contains:
- a CDS encoding metal-sulfur cluster assembly factor, with product MITKDVILDKLKEIYEPCAPIIDIVRMGMIEDIEIEDNNVKVFLILTTPNCPAKFKMIKTVEGKLREMDGIGNVEVIVLDKKWSPDKLSEEDKRRLGFI from the coding sequence ATGATAACTAAAGACGTCATTCTTGATAAATTAAAAGAGATATATGAGCCGTGTGCTCCTATAATTGATATTGTCAGAATGGGTATGATCGAAGATATTGAGATAGAGGATAATAACGTTAAGGTTTTTTTGATTTTAACAACGCCCAACTGCCCTGCGAAATTTAAAATGATAAAGACTGTAGAAGGTAAATTGAGAGAAATGGACGGTATAGGTAATGTTGAGGTTATTGTGTTGGACAAAAAGTGGAGCCCAGATAAGCTAAGCGAGGAAGATAAGAGGCGCTTAGGCTTTATTTAA
- a CDS encoding nucleoside recognition domain-containing protein, which yields MVDVISHAVIGSIKLSVKLILIIVPLMVAYEFLENSKIFNKILDALYILLKPLGFSKQASISMLTGIFLGITYGSGILLSQSDKGKLTKIDILLSAVYLSMCHAVIEDTLVFVVIGGNGFYILITRLIIATTMTYLFYLYFKDRLNKA from the coding sequence ATGGTTGATGTTATAAGCCATGCCGTTATCGGTAGTATCAAATTATCAGTAAAACTTATACTTATAATAGTTCCGCTTATGGTAGCTTATGAATTTTTAGAAAACAGCAAGATATTCAACAAAATACTTGATGCACTCTATATACTTCTAAAACCTCTAGGGTTCTCAAAGCAAGCAAGCATATCAATGTTAACTGGTATATTTTTGGGAATTACCTATGGCTCCGGTATATTGCTTTCCCAGAGTGATAAGGGAAAACTAACAAAGATAGATATACTTTTAAGTGCAGTTTATCTATCCATGTGCCATGCCGTTATAGAAGATACGCTCGTCTTTGTGGTTATCGGCGGCAACGGATTTTACATACTAATAACACGACTTATCATAGCAACAACTATGACATATTTATTTTATCTATACTTCAAGGATAGATTAAATAAAGCCTAA
- a CDS encoding nucleoside recognition domain-containing protein: protein MSIQNNLKNGIKNGLNVSLKLIKVIIPFYIATDILSHTPVANILGKAFAPLMKPLGLTGKMAVAIISGYLVNLYAAIAALVPLHPTWQQVTIVGLMTGISHNLVIEGAVLHKTGTNAVFTITLRVIVSIIAGLVLNTFFRVVYG, encoded by the coding sequence ATGTCAATTCAGAATAACTTAAAAAACGGCATAAAAAACGGACTAAATGTATCATTAAAGCTTATAAAAGTAATAATCCCATTCTACATAGCAACGGATATTTTAAGCCATACGCCAGTAGCAAACATATTGGGCAAAGCATTTGCACCTTTAATGAAGCCATTAGGGCTAACAGGTAAAATGGCTGTAGCCATAATAAGCGGCTATCTTGTCAACCTATACGCAGCCATTGCAGCCCTTGTACCTTTGCACCCAACATGGCAACAGGTTACAATAGTAGGGCTTATGACAGGAATATCCCATAATCTTGTCATTGAGGGAGCAGTACTACACAAAACAGGGACAAACGCTGTTTTCACAATAACGCTCAGGGTTATAGTTTCAATAATAGCAGGTCTTGTTTTAAACACCTTTTTCAGGGTTGTATATGGTTGA
- a CDS encoding mechanosensitive ion channel family protein: MNGWEKFNDLLNKTFMSIQLKNLLAALFVLFILLLFKKIAAKILFSSLKRIAKRTKTNIDDEIITIIESPTLSLLTVFCFYIAFLILNLGVYYNLIATKILISFVILFISWAVYRAENILSKSMESFFRKKNYEIGLSFVPFFNRFIKVSVIVVAFILIVQEWGYNIGAIITGLGIGGLAVALAAKDTLANMFGGLTIILDRPFKIGDWVKVGDVEGIIEDIGFRSTRIRTFEKSLISLPNSVIANTAIENFSRRNIRRISYKIGITYSTPKEKVKEAVNQIREMLENHPYISKEATLMVYFTEFADSSLNIFIYCFTTTAIWGDYLSIREDVNLKIMEIMEDLGIEFAFPSMSVYIEKNVNSE, from the coding sequence ATGAATGGATGGGAAAAGTTTAATGACCTTTTAAACAAAACATTCATGAGCATTCAATTAAAAAATCTCCTTGCTGCTTTATTTGTTTTATTTATACTACTATTGTTTAAGAAAATAGCGGCGAAAATACTCTTTTCAAGCCTAAAACGCATAGCAAAAAGGACGAAAACAAATATAGACGATGAAATTATAACAATAATCGAATCACCTACCTTATCCCTTTTAACTGTTTTCTGTTTCTATATAGCCTTTCTTATTCTAAACCTTGGAGTATACTACAACCTTATCGCAACAAAAATACTCATCTCATTTGTCATATTATTCATCTCCTGGGCAGTTTATAGAGCTGAGAATATACTGTCAAAAAGTATGGAGAGCTTTTTTAGGAAAAAAAATTACGAGATCGGCTTAAGCTTTGTTCCTTTCTTTAATAGATTTATAAAGGTATCTGTCATAGTTGTGGCATTTATACTAATAGTACAAGAATGGGGATATAACATTGGGGCAATCATCACAGGATTAGGTATAGGAGGCTTGGCCGTAGCTTTGGCTGCTAAGGACACACTGGCCAACATGTTCGGAGGGTTAACAATAATCCTTGATAGGCCTTTTAAGATCGGAGATTGGGTGAAAGTGGGTGATGTTGAGGGCATCATAGAGGATATAGGTTTCAGAAGCACCCGTATTAGAACATTTGAAAAATCGTTGATATCACTTCCAAACTCAGTTATAGCCAATACAGCTATAGAAAACTTCTCACGCAGAAATATCAGGCGTATCTCATACAAGATTGGCATAACATATTCAACTCCAAAAGAAAAGGTAAAAGAAGCTGTAAATCAAATTAGGGAGATGTTAGAAAATCACCCCTACATATCAAAAGAGGCTACGCTCATGGTTTATTTCACTGAGTTTGCTGATAGCTCGTTAAATATTTTCATTTACTGCTTCACCACAACGGCTATCTGGGGTGATTATCTATCTATAAGGGAAGATGTAAACCTAAAAATAATGGAAATAATGGAGGATTTGGGCATAGAATTTGCATTTCCATCTATGTCTGTTTATATAGAAAAAAATGTCAATTCAGAATAA
- a CDS encoding flagellin gives MRITDNILFNNFLYNINKINEKTYINNEKMASGKRLLDLASDPISLSKVLSLKDINMRFDQYVTNINSANAYLDAEDTALSNADDLLHKAGTLLVDGANSLNNDLASRTAIAENLDSIKDELIDSANTIFQGKYLFSGTKTDTKPIQTIQNEATTINITKDTTIKDIKIAADENFSDINQLDSGNYQIKIESGKLSLYKDDDSSASNIISIDDDSSDESDVGGNKLSNYLDLKDPAIEDKIKNGEWINTGRGLKIKIELNSANTDLSSISASLSLNYKSGGVNIYKGDDGKRNIEYSDKLTSPINITAKDIYKPTNQTLENDNQLIDASTQDPMTESSKLINLDLSPELAEAIQQASSGSGYKLQVGDVINIEGTDHNGNLVKGTYSIASSSDIKGLLSFIQGLDSTEVLKTNKPFNTLNGDSITGSTQLASINDTNIQNAIGSTLTLKGFNHNGTLVSTTVSLTSTTTMASIASIITSNFNASVSINHGRIEIEDNTPGDSSLKVYAYTSTSKIPIFSSFTETSKGGSGGFKDIEAKVEDGRIELIDKRPSDSKFNISFNLQDSSGSDKANIFGVFDIKTLGRGVDTFRTLDDASYALKNPYSKNQIGKPSSWQDISTFTPVMSGKYLGDKNDTWTVKVAKVANTSTTNYQAISENQIEDIASSLSDGQSKTIGMFQITDEEGKTVAVVGLKVKKISSSNFTYYIQTKVPSDPDKKIDFSKTEDLSQIDGTIIFSRESTGFSSASDVATNLINNLKDIVIQTKDAQMGGNFEGEVNGVAGVKINLLPPAPSGVPLILQNGDTFSFKLTNMVEQALGKVKDSLDQVLSSRSIVGARVNRFKLANERISYIKLSNTKTISKLEDANVADVFSEFKRNQIVMQATLEVGSKLTSQSLFDYLR, from the coding sequence ATGAGGATTACCGATAATATATTATTCAATAACTTCCTATACAACATAAACAAAATAAATGAAAAAACTTATATAAACAACGAAAAAATGGCAAGTGGCAAACGCCTTCTGGATTTAGCAAGCGACCCCATATCGCTCTCTAAGGTTTTATCTTTAAAAGATATAAATATGAGATTTGATCAATATGTAACAAATATAAATTCGGCAAACGCCTATCTTGACGCAGAAGATACAGCTCTATCAAATGCAGATGATTTACTACATAAAGCCGGAACTCTACTTGTCGATGGCGCAAATAGCCTAAACAACGACTTAGCAAGCAGGACAGCGATAGCTGAAAACTTAGACTCAATAAAAGATGAACTAATAGACTCTGCAAACACCATATTCCAGGGAAAATACCTATTTTCAGGTACAAAAACAGATACAAAGCCTATTCAAACCATACAAAATGAAGCAACAACTATAAACATAACAAAAGATACAACTATAAAAGATATTAAAATTGCAGCCGATGAAAATTTTTCAGATATTAACCAGTTAGATAGTGGAAACTACCAGATAAAGATAGAATCAGGAAAACTCTCTTTATACAAAGATGATGATTCATCTGCATCAAACATAATCTCTATAGATGATGATTCATCAGATGAATCAGACGTAGGAGGCAATAAGCTCTCCAATTACTTAGACCTGAAAGACCCAGCTATAGAGGATAAAATAAAAAACGGTGAGTGGATAAATACAGGAAGAGGATTGAAGATAAAGATAGAGTTAAATTCTGCTAATACAGACCTGAGCTCCATAAGTGCATCATTAAGTTTAAACTATAAAAGCGGTGGGGTAAACATTTACAAAGGTGATGATGGCAAAAGAAACATAGAATACTCAGACAAACTAACAAGTCCCATAAACATCACCGCCAAAGACATCTACAAACCAACAAATCAAACACTGGAAAACGATAACCAACTAATAGATGCATCTACCCAAGACCCCATGACAGAATCCTCTAAACTCATAAATCTGGATCTATCCCCAGAGCTTGCGGAGGCTATACAACAGGCATCGTCAGGTTCTGGATATAAACTTCAGGTAGGTGATGTAATAAACATAGAAGGCACGGATCACAACGGAAATTTGGTTAAAGGCACATATTCCATTGCAAGTTCATCGGATATAAAGGGACTTTTAAGTTTCATACAAGGGCTTGATTCAACAGAGGTTTTAAAAACGAACAAGCCGTTCAATACTCTCAACGGTGATTCAATAACAGGCTCAACGCAGCTTGCAAGCATAAACGACACCAATATACAAAACGCTATAGGCTCAACCTTAACTTTGAAAGGCTTTAATCATAACGGAACCTTAGTATCAACCACTGTATCATTAACAAGTACAACAACCATGGCCAGTATAGCATCTATTATAACCTCAAATTTCAATGCATCAGTTTCAATAAACCACGGCAGAATAGAAATAGAAGACAACACCCCGGGAGATAGCAGTCTGAAAGTATACGCATATACATCCACATCCAAAATACCCATATTTAGCAGTTTTACAGAGACATCCAAAGGTGGAAGTGGAGGATTTAAAGATATAGAGGCCAAGGTTGAAGACGGAAGGATTGAATTAATAGATAAAAGACCATCGGATAGCAAATTTAATATATCTTTTAACCTTCAAGATAGCTCAGGAAGCGATAAAGCAAATATTTTCGGTGTTTTTGATATAAAAACATTAGGCAGGGGTGTAGACACATTTAGAACATTGGATGATGCAAGTTATGCATTGAAAAATCCATATTCAAAGAATCAAATAGGAAAACCTTCGAGTTGGCAAGATATTTCCACATTTACACCCGTCATGAGTGGAAAATATTTGGGTGATAAAAATGACACATGGACGGTTAAAGTAGCAAAGGTTGCAAATACATCCACAACAAATTACCAAGCCATCAGCGAAAATCAGATAGAGGATATAGCATCTAGTTTAAGTGATGGTCAATCAAAAACTATAGGCATGTTCCAGATAACAGATGAAGAAGGAAAAACTGTTGCCGTTGTAGGTTTAAAGGTTAAAAAGATCTCAAGCAGCAATTTTACATATTACATACAAACGAAGGTGCCATCAGACCCAGATAAAAAGATAGATTTTTCAAAAACAGAAGATTTAAGCCAGATAGACGGAACAATCATATTTTCAAGAGAATCTACAGGTTTTAGTTCTGCTTCTGATGTAGCAACAAACCTGATAAACAACCTAAAAGACATAGTAATACAAACAAAAGATGCACAAATGGGTGGTAATTTTGAAGGTGAGGTAAACGGGGTGGCAGGCGTAAAAATAAATCTTCTACCACCAGCACCATCTGGAGTCCCTTTAATACTGCAAAATGGCGATACTTTCTCATTTAAACTTACAAATATGGTCGAGCAGGCTTTAGGTAAGGTAAAAGACTCATTGGATCAGGTGCTCTCCTCACGCTCAATCGTTGGTGCAAGGGTAAACAGATTTAAACTTGCAAACGAGAGAATATCCTACATAAAACTATCCAATACAAAAACTATATCAAAGCTTGAAGATGCCAACGTAGCCGATGTATTCTCGGAATTCAAACGTAATCAAATAGTAATGCAGGCAACATTAGAGGTTGGTTCAAAACTCACATCTCAAAGCCTGTTTGACTATCTGCGATAA
- the flgK gene encoding flagellar hook-associated protein FlgK has protein sequence MPTIFDALNIGVSGIFVNKAAINTTGNNVANVNTPGYSRERVDILPSMPMYSYAGVFGTGAKIDQIISTRDELIDRRVRASNQEMSYYNKLNSSMDEIQSIFNEENGVGLKGAMDQFFNAWHALSLNPDLETARQQVIEKGLTLSKAIKDANASLNQIKTNLDDQVSSTVTEINSLSKRIAQLNYEIKKAELGDKDHANTLRDQRSVLLEKLSSIADVTILEGSYNNQTKPEMTVLLGGMPLVSGKDYNELTAEKLNGSEYYRVYFVEPSNAKVDITSRIKNGSLGAILNLRDKIISEYKNNIDEIAKTLIQEINKIHSSGAGLTPYSQIEGIYAADPNAALSIPNATGLDIAVKTGSFKLKVIDENNNEVGVFTIPVNEDDHLQAQDPSDEHSLIERFNNIMQGYAQMSISPAGKVQIKAIGNYKFAFTYDSSNLLAATGINTFFTGHNSSDIDVNRIVQNDPSKIAAGKTLNPGDSSNAQTIAQVQLNKVMVNNTQTIDEYYNAFLGSIGSTKQRFDEIYKAKEAVYQQLKTTQQSLEGVSLDEEAANLIKFQRAYQANAKFISVVDDMTQTLINMVR, from the coding sequence ATGCCTACAATTTTTGATGCGCTTAATATTGGCGTAAGTGGCATATTTGTAAATAAAGCGGCCATAAATACAACGGGAAACAACGTTGCAAATGTAAACACCCCGGGCTACTCGCGTGAAAGGGTTGACATTCTCCCCTCCATGCCCATGTATTCTTATGCCGGCGTCTTTGGAACAGGTGCAAAAATAGACCAAATAATAAGCACAAGAGATGAGCTTATAGACAGAAGGGTAAGAGCATCAAACCAAGAAATGAGCTATTACAACAAACTCAACTCATCCATGGATGAAATTCAAAGTATATTTAATGAAGAAAACGGAGTTGGATTAAAAGGAGCAATGGATCAATTTTTTAACGCGTGGCATGCTTTGAGTCTTAATCCAGACTTAGAGACAGCCAGGCAGCAGGTTATAGAAAAGGGCTTAACACTATCAAAAGCCATAAAGGATGCAAACGCATCACTAAATCAAATTAAAACAAACTTAGACGACCAGGTAAGCTCAACAGTAACAGAGATAAACTCACTTTCCAAAAGAATAGCACAACTCAACTATGAAATAAAAAAGGCTGAACTTGGAGATAAAGACCATGCAAATACCTTAAGAGACCAAAGAAGTGTGCTTTTAGAAAAGCTCTCAAGCATTGCCGATGTGACGATATTGGAGGGATCATATAACAACCAGACAAAGCCAGAAATGACCGTGCTACTTGGTGGTATGCCTTTGGTTTCAGGAAAAGATTACAACGAATTAACAGCAGAGAAGCTCAATGGTTCTGAATACTATAGAGTGTATTTTGTTGAGCCTTCTAATGCAAAGGTTGATATAACATCAAGGATAAAAAACGGATCTTTAGGTGCAATACTTAATCTGCGGGATAAAATCATATCTGAGTACAAAAACAACATTGATGAGATAGCAAAGACACTTATACAGGAGATCAACAAAATACATTCAAGTGGTGCAGGATTAACGCCCTACTCACAAATTGAAGGCATATACGCTGCAGACCCCAATGCAGCATTGAGCATACCCAATGCCACGGGGCTGGATATTGCCGTAAAAACAGGCTCATTTAAGCTTAAGGTTATTGACGAGAACAACAATGAGGTTGGTGTATTTACAATACCAGTAAACGAAGATGACCATTTGCAAGCACAAGACCCATCAGATGAACATTCTTTAATAGAACGCTTTAACAACATAATGCAAGGATATGCCCAAATGAGCATATCGCCTGCAGGAAAGGTTCAAATAAAGGCAATAGGTAACTATAAATTTGCATTCACCTACGATTCGTCAAACCTTCTTGCAGCTACCGGTATAAACACCTTCTTTACCGGTCACAACTCATCGGACATAGATGTAAACAGAATTGTTCAAAACGACCCCAGCAAAATAGCAGCAGGAAAGACGTTAAACCCGGGCGATAGTTCAAATGCGCAGACTATAGCCCAAGTTCAGCTAAACAAGGTTATGGTAAACAATACACAAACCATAGATGAATACTACAACGCATTTTTAGGTAGTATAGGCTCAACGAAACAGAGATTTGATGAGATTTACAAAGCCAAAGAGGCCGTCTACCAACAATTAAAGACAACCCAACAATCTTTAGAAGGTGTGTCTTTGGATGAGGAAGCTGCTAATTTAATAAAATTCCAGAGGGCATACCAGGCTAATGCAAAATTCATATCTGTAGTGGACGATATGACCCAAACCCTCATAAATATGGTGAGGTAA
- a CDS encoding flagellar protein FlgN codes for MNNINYLKDILNKFIDFYDELLKIVQEERKCLVNIDADGLEDITSKKQVFFNEIAKTQKKLKEFLDKFGFETINEFLFFASRDIDVDDLRVLNGKLQEKLKEFKIKSEINRMIATEHLSFFGSLLNLYGGLLSGENYNKQAQKNINTQLMNLRV; via the coding sequence GTGAATAACATAAACTATTTAAAAGACATCCTCAATAAATTCATAGATTTTTACGATGAGCTACTTAAAATAGTTCAAGAGGAGAGAAAATGTCTTGTAAATATAGATGCCGACGGGCTTGAAGATATAACAAGTAAAAAACAGGTATTTTTCAATGAAATAGCCAAAACACAAAAAAAGCTCAAGGAGTTTTTAGATAAATTTGGTTTTGAAACAATCAACGAATTCTTATTCTTTGCAAGCAGAGACATAGATGTAGATGACCTTAGGGTATTAAATGGAAAGCTACAAGAAAAGCTCAAGGAGTTTAAAATAAAAAGTGAAATAAATAGGATGATAGCAACCGAACACTTAAGCTTCTTTGGAAGCCTCCTAAACCTCTACGGTGGACTTTTGAGCGGTGAAAATTACAACAAACAAGCTCAGAAAAACATAAACACACAATTAATGAACTTGAGGGTGTAG
- the flgM gene encoding flagellar biosynthesis anti-sigma factor FlgM, whose amino-acid sequence MKIDTYLNGIVDKYVKQQNKTNKSEKASTQTQDTPKTSKNEDIDKVEISPQAKLLAQLKGDEESKAQRLEEVKAKLENGSYKPNIEAIANSIVKEWKGE is encoded by the coding sequence ATGAAAATTGATACCTACCTAAACGGGATAGTTGATAAATACGTCAAGCAACAAAACAAAACCAATAAAAGCGAAAAGGCAAGCACTCAAACACAGGATACGCCAAAAACATCTAAAAACGAGGACATAGATAAGGTTGAAATATCACCCCAAGCAAAGCTACTTGCCCAGTTAAAAGGTGATGAAGAATCTAAAGCCCAAAGACTTGAAGAGGTAAAAGCTAAATTAGAAAATGGTTCATACAAACCCAATATAGAAGCCATAGCAAACTCCATTGTTAAGGAGTGGAAGGGTGAATAA
- a CDS encoding lytic transglycosylase domain-containing protein: MMQIGSLDALKSKTIDIGNIYKLKEACRQFESLFISKLLSAMEKTVPEDPIVKNDAANSIYKSMYINALSQKMSQNSPFGIAKTLFDILKDYVNYKTHIEKTENKPINLKTQIEFKPLNKDKFIKIDEKAEIIQKAINDASKRFHVPKKLLYGIIKAESGFNPSAVSKAGAIGLMQLMPQTAIEMGVKNIWDIRENILGGARYISKLIKEFKDYKKALAAYNAGPGNVKKYGGIPPFKETQNYIKKVLAYADEKY, translated from the coding sequence ATGATGCAGATAGGTAGCTTAGATGCATTAAAGAGCAAAACAATTGATATAGGAAACATATACAAACTCAAAGAGGCTTGCAGGCAGTTTGAGTCATTGTTTATATCAAAACTACTTTCGGCTATGGAAAAAACAGTTCCAGAAGACCCAATAGTAAAAAACGATGCTGCAAACTCTATATACAAATCTATGTATATCAATGCACTGAGTCAGAAGATGTCTCAAAACTCACCCTTCGGAATAGCAAAAACTCTATTTGATATACTAAAGGATTATGTAAACTACAAAACCCATATAGAAAAAACGGAAAACAAACCAATAAATTTAAAAACACAAATTGAATTTAAACCACTAAATAAAGATAAGTTTATAAAAATAGACGAAAAGGCAGAGATAATACAAAAGGCAATAAACGATGCCTCAAAGAGATTTCATGTACCTAAAAAGTTACTATACGGCATAATAAAAGCCGAATCCGGATTTAATCCTTCTGCCGTATCAAAAGCCGGAGCTATAGGGCTTATGCAGCTTATGCCGCAGACAGCTATAGAAATGGGAGTCAAAAATATCTGGGACATCAGGGAAAATATATTGGGCGGTGCCCGATACATATCAAAACTCATAAAAGAGTTCAAAGACTACAAAAAAGCTTTGGCTGCCTACAATGCAGGACCGGGTAATGTTAAAAAGTACGGTGGCATACCTCCATTTAAAGAAACCCAAAACTATATCAAAAAGGTGCTTGCCTATGCAGACGAAAAATACTAA
- a CDS encoding flagellar basal body P-ring protein FlgI, with protein MRKVLTVLFILFLSINTFAFDVKIRDLTSVVGVRYNQLVGYGIVVGLAGTGDGTSSKFTIQSIVNALKRFGVTLSQSEIGSLQTKNIAAVMVTAQLPPFAKQGERIDVTVSSIGDAKSLQGGTLIMTPLKGPDGNVYAVAQGPISIGGYNAGMGGGTKVRKNHPTVGRIPNGAIVENQVNVDINSKQSFILALNQPSFEMATRIANTINKFYRRQMAFPSDGGSIKVIVPPLYRGAVVELISQINQLSVDQITEPRVVLDEKTGTVVVGGDVTIEPISISHGNLTITVTSTKEVSQPNPLAKGKTTTVTNKQVSVNEGKGKFLTFSKGATVSELIQALNKAGATPRDMMAIFQAIKAAGALNAKLEMM; from the coding sequence ATGAGAAAGGTTTTAACGGTTTTATTTATCTTGTTTTTATCTATAAACACATTTGCATTTGATGTAAAAATAAGGGATTTAACAAGCGTTGTAGGCGTAAGGTACAATCAACTTGTGGGATACGGAATTGTAGTTGGTTTGGCAGGCACAGGAGATGGTACAAGCTCAAAATTCACTATACAATCCATAGTAAATGCACTAAAGAGATTTGGTGTAACGCTATCACAGTCAGAGATAGGAAGTCTTCAAACAAAAAACATAGCCGCGGTAATGGTAACAGCGCAACTTCCTCCATTTGCAAAGCAGGGAGAAAGGATAGATGTAACTGTTTCATCCATAGGTGATGCAAAGAGTCTTCAAGGCGGAACACTTATAATGACTCCGCTAAAAGGTCCAGATGGTAATGTTTATGCTGTAGCCCAAGGCCCCATTTCCATAGGGGGCTACAACGCAGGAATGGGTGGAGGAACAAAGGTTAGAAAAAATCATCCAACCGTTGGTAGAATACCGAATGGGGCAATAGTAGAGAATCAAGTTAATGTGGATATAAACTCAAAACAGAGTTTTATTTTGGCCTTAAATCAGCCAAGCTTTGAGATGGCAACGAGAATAGCAAACACTATAAACAAGTTTTATCGCAGACAGATGGCCTTTCCCTCAGACGGTGGAAGCATCAAGGTTATAGTTCCGCCCCTCTACAGAGGCGCCGTAGTTGAACTAATATCACAAATAAATCAACTTTCTGTAGATCAGATAACAGAACCCAGAGTGGTATTAGATGAGAAAACCGGCACAGTGGTGGTAGGTGGAGACGTAACGATAGAGCCAATAAGCATATCTCATGGTAATCTAACCATAACCGTAACAAGCACGAAAGAGGTAAGCCAACCTAATCCATTGGCCAAGGGCAAAACAACTACAGTCACAAATAAACAGGTATCGGTAAACGAAGGTAAAGGTAAATTTTTAACTTTTTCTAAGGGCGCCACGGTTTCTGAACTTATTCAAGCATTAAACAAAGCAGGTGCAACACCTCGCGATATGATGGCCATCTTCCAAGCCATAAAAGCAGCAGGCGCTTTAAATGCTAAATTGGAGATGATGTAA
- a CDS encoding flagellar basal body L-ring protein FlgH — protein MKRLIAGIAVVVLLSGCTTSNVERKYTEMPEYVKEQPSLKPNITHNEGSLWNNTADNMFSDIKARQVGDIVTIIVKEQAQSVNSSSTKTSRATSSQSGLSTLLGMQGKILQRLNAVAGASNMMDTSSSSSFNGSGENKVNNELTATITARVVKVLPNHKLFIRGEKQVYTNGDENTIILTGIIDEYQITSDNTIDSNYISDAKIFYNGKGIVSSTRNEGWLTKLWNLLRPF, from the coding sequence ATGAAGAGGTTAATTGCAGGCATCGCAGTAGTTGTCCTATTGAGCGGATGCACAACCTCAAATGTTGAAAGAAAGTACACAGAAATGCCAGAATATGTAAAAGAGCAGCCATCACTAAAGCCAAATATAACCCATAATGAAGGCTCATTATGGAATAACACAGCAGACAACATGTTTTCAGACATAAAAGCAAGGCAAGTAGGCGATATAGTAACAATAATAGTAAAAGAACAAGCACAAAGTGTAAATTCATCCTCTACAAAAACAAGCAGGGCAACATCATCTCAAAGCGGTTTATCAACCCTACTTGGCATGCAAGGTAAAATACTTCAAAGATTAAATGCTGTAGCAGGTGCATCCAATATGATGGATACAAGCTCAAGCTCATCCTTTAACGGCAGTGGAGAAAATAAAGTCAACAATGAACTAACAGCAACCATTACCGCAAGGGTTGTTAAAGTACTACCTAATCACAAACTTTTCATCAGAGGAGAAAAACAGGTCTATACAAATGGCGATGAAAATACAATAATACTAACTGGCATAATTGATGAATACCAGATAACTTCAGACAACACAATAGACTCTAACTATATCTCAGATGCTAAAATATTTTACAACGGCAAGGGTATAGTAAGCTCAACAAGAAACGAAGGATGGCTAACAAAACTATGGAATCTCTTAAGGCCGTTTTAA